From a region of the Acidimicrobiales bacterium genome:
- a CDS encoding carboxymuconolactone decarboxylase family protein encodes MTNEDDRLNKGRALAARLFKGAPRSRPMGREMTGHTMAHLFGDVWQGEGLETEERSLITCAVLTAMGKDAELRLHIRGARNLGIERSKLEAMMNHVAHYAGWPNGVSALRTLDEVWEQMDAESPGSQA; translated from the coding sequence ATGACAAACGAAGACGACCGCCTGAACAAGGGCCGGGCGCTTGCAGCGCGCCTGTTCAAAGGGGCCCCTCGCTCCAGGCCCATGGGTCGCGAGATGACCGGGCACACCATGGCCCACCTGTTCGGCGACGTTTGGCAGGGCGAAGGCCTCGAAACCGAGGAACGGTCGCTGATCACCTGTGCCGTGCTGACGGCCATGGGCAAGGACGCCGAACTGCGCCTGCACATTCGCGGGGCGCGAAACCTGGGCATCGAGCGCTCAAAGCTGGAAGCGATGATGAACCACGTCGCTCACTACGCGGGCTGGCCCAACGGCGTGTCGGCACTGCGGACTCTCGACGAGGTATGGGAGCAGATGGACGCCGAGAGCCCCGGCTCGCAGGCCTAG
- a CDS encoding NAD(P)-dependent oxidoreductase, which translates to MQTSTAKPLTIAMIGTGTMGSPIGLNMIAAGHRVVAYDQFAEATSDLAAAGAAIAGSVAEAAAGADAVVLSLPGPTEVQQAVAGAQGVLSASPLPAVVIDVSTNSPQMVASLRSACAQAGTAFVDAPVSGGVAKAREGTLAVLVGASDEEFEAAAPVLAAFGSGGESVVHVGPSGSGTIAKIVNNQLFLAGATIVQEAYALAAALGMDPADAHEVISISSAAPYSKLAPLLLSRRFDDVIFRLDIAAKDIALARSAATEAGLDLPVTAAAADLYRDAVDSGFGSEVFHATLKQLELKAGDLQVPPLKRRPRS; encoded by the coding sequence GTGCAAACCTCGACTGCCAAGCCGCTGACCATCGCCATGATCGGCACGGGCACGATGGGCTCACCGATCGGTCTCAACATGATCGCGGCCGGGCATCGTGTGGTTGCCTACGACCAGTTCGCCGAAGCCACCAGCGATCTGGCGGCTGCGGGCGCTGCCATCGCCGGCTCCGTCGCCGAGGCCGCGGCAGGCGCCGACGCGGTGGTCCTGTCGTTGCCGGGACCCACCGAGGTGCAACAGGCGGTCGCCGGAGCCCAAGGCGTCCTGTCGGCATCCCCGCTGCCCGCCGTGGTGATCGACGTCTCGACAAATTCGCCGCAGATGGTGGCCTCCCTGCGATCGGCCTGCGCTCAAGCCGGAACGGCGTTCGTCGATGCGCCCGTGTCCGGCGGTGTGGCCAAGGCGCGCGAAGGCACACTCGCTGTTCTGGTCGGTGCCAGCGACGAAGAGTTCGAGGCCGCCGCCCCCGTGTTGGCCGCGTTCGGCAGCGGTGGCGAATCGGTTGTCCACGTGGGACCCAGCGGTTCGGGAACCATCGCCAAAATCGTCAACAACCAGCTGTTCCTGGCCGGAGCCACCATCGTGCAGGAGGCATACGCGCTGGCCGCCGCCCTGGGCATGGATCCCGCAGACGCCCACGAGGTCATCTCGATCAGCTCGGCAGCGCCCTACTCCAAGCTGGCGCCGCTCCTGTTGAGCAGGCGCTTCGACGACGTCATCTTCCGGCTCGACATCGCCGCAAAAGACATTGCGCTGGCTCGCAGCGCCGCCACCGAAGCCGGGCTCGATCTGCCGGTCACCGCAGCGGCCGCTGACCTGTACCGCGACGCTGTCGACTCGGGCTTCGGCTCAGAGGTGTTCCACGCAACGCTCAAGCAGCTCGAGCTGAAGGCGGGCGACCTGCAAGTGCCGCCCCTGAAGAGGAGGCCGCGGTCGTGA
- a CDS encoding cytochrome P450, whose amino-acid sequence MNTDTIEQVDLSDHETFRAGFPHAFFGWLRQHDPVHWHEPTQATPDGEGFWVVSRHADVKAVQMDATTFSSDRGGIRERGGTGIRDESAAGRMLNMTDGDQHHRLRSLVNRGFTARAISDLEGELAEITGRLLDAIGGDTFDAVHDFTRELPSQAICIVLGVPEPDRAALVDWLDAGIEDAGPSIVSAEASAKLRQYATGLIADKRANPDGAIMSTIVHAQLEDGSQLTDRELEAFFGLLFPAGADTTRSALASAIHAFCEYPDQYQRLRDDRSLIPTAIEEMVRWATPSIYKRRTASRDVELAGTNIRAGDKVTFWEMSANRDETVFDRPFEFDVGRSPNPHLGFGWGIHFCLGANLARLEMKVALEALLDRYSGFEAAGDLEWMPNNRLWGLRRFAVTPIPIGE is encoded by the coding sequence GTGAACACCGACACCATCGAACAGGTCGATCTGTCAGATCACGAGACCTTCCGGGCCGGCTTTCCCCATGCCTTCTTCGGCTGGCTGCGCCAACACGATCCGGTGCATTGGCACGAGCCCACCCAGGCCACACCCGATGGCGAGGGCTTCTGGGTGGTCAGCCGTCACGCCGACGTGAAGGCCGTGCAGATGGACGCAACGACGTTCTCGTCTGATCGCGGCGGCATCCGCGAGCGCGGAGGCACCGGTATTCGCGACGAGAGCGCGGCCGGGCGCATGCTGAACATGACCGACGGCGACCAGCACCACCGCCTGCGTTCTCTGGTGAACCGGGGTTTCACCGCCCGTGCGATCTCCGACCTGGAGGGCGAGCTCGCCGAAATCACAGGCCGCCTGCTCGACGCCATCGGCGGCGACACCTTCGACGCGGTTCACGACTTCACCCGCGAGCTGCCATCGCAGGCGATATGCATCGTTCTGGGGGTTCCCGAACCCGACCGGGCCGCCCTGGTCGACTGGCTAGACGCGGGCATCGAGGATGCGGGGCCTTCGATCGTCTCAGCAGAGGCCAGCGCCAAACTGCGCCAGTATGCGACCGGTCTGATCGCCGACAAGCGGGCCAACCCCGACGGGGCGATCATGTCGACGATCGTCCATGCCCAACTCGAAGACGGCTCGCAGCTGACAGACCGCGAGCTGGAGGCCTTCTTCGGGTTGTTGTTCCCCGCAGGCGCCGACACCACCCGAAGCGCCCTGGCGTCGGCCATCCATGCCTTTTGTGAGTACCCAGATCAGTACCAGCGCCTGCGCGACGACCGATCGTTGATTCCCACCGCCATCGAAGAGATGGTTCGCTGGGCCACCCCATCGATCTACAAGCGTCGCACCGCCAGCCGCGACGTCGAGTTGGCGGGAACAAACATCCGGGCCGGCGACAAGGTGACGTTCTGGGAGATGTCGGCAAACCGCGACGAAACGGTGTTCGATCGCCCGTTCGAGTTCGACGTCGGACGCTCGCCCAACCCCCACCTCGGATTTGGGTGGGGAATACACTTCTGCCTCGGCGCCAACCTGGCGCGCCTGGAGATGAAGGTGGCCCTGGAGGCGCTGCTCGACCGCTATTCGGGCTTCGAGGCCGCCGGCGACCTCGAGTGGATGCCCAACAACAGACTTTGGGGGCTGCGCAGGTTCGCGGTGACGCCCATTCCGATCGGGGAGTGA
- a CDS encoding zinc-binding dehydrogenase: MTNLTETMKATRMLEVGRMICEEIPVPPISDGQVLVRSEMASICGSDLHIVMMGAGVSHPTPCPHGYPGHEGIGTIVESKAQGLEPGTHVLTFPNPFQGECFNQYQRVGAKYCMALPDTDVARTELLMAQQLGTVVWARKRFPRDVTGETVAVVGQGSAGLFWTYLLKRAGAEKVIVSDLSDARLALAAKYGADVTVNASTDSLGEAVADLTGGRGVDYAVEAVGRSETFLSSVELPRVDGELMWFGLPSNDAPIQMDFNRFFRKRLKAASVYGAQDEPKAASFAEALDLIADRQIDVAPLLSHVYDVEQIDEAMHMAHEPVDAGALKVSVRFS; encoded by the coding sequence GTGACGAACTTGACCGAAACCATGAAGGCCACCCGCATGCTCGAGGTCGGCCGCATGATCTGCGAAGAAATTCCGGTGCCTCCCATCTCCGACGGGCAGGTGCTGGTTCGCAGCGAGATGGCATCGATCTGTGGCAGCGACCTGCACATCGTGATGATGGGCGCCGGTGTGAGCCACCCAACGCCGTGCCCGCACGGCTATCCCGGCCACGAGGGCATAGGCACGATCGTCGAGAGCAAGGCCCAGGGCCTCGAGCCGGGCACCCACGTTCTGACGTTTCCCAACCCATTCCAGGGCGAGTGCTTCAACCAGTACCAACGGGTGGGCGCCAAGTACTGCATGGCGCTGCCCGACACCGACGTGGCCAGAACCGAGCTGCTGATGGCCCAACAGTTGGGCACGGTGGTGTGGGCCCGCAAACGGTTCCCTCGCGATGTCACGGGCGAAACCGTGGCCGTGGTCGGCCAGGGCAGCGCAGGCCTGTTCTGGACCTACCTGCTGAAAAGGGCCGGCGCCGAAAAGGTGATCGTGTCCGATCTCAGCGACGCCCGCCTGGCGCTGGCCGCCAAATACGGTGCCGACGTAACCGTCAACGCAAGCACCGACTCGCTCGGCGAGGCCGTAGCCGACCTCACCGGGGGCCGTGGCGTCGACTACGCCGTCGAGGCGGTGGGGCGATCCGAGACGTTCCTGTCGTCGGTCGAGTTGCCCCGAGTCGACGGCGAGCTGATGTGGTTCGGCCTGCCTTCCAACGACGCTCCCATCCAGATGGACTTCAACCGGTTCTTCCGAAAGCGTCTGAAGGCCGCCAGCGTGTACGGAGCCCAAGACGAACCCAAAGCCGCTTCGTTCGCCGAGGCGCTCGACCTCATCGCTGACCGACAGATCGACGTGGCCCCACTGTTGAGCCATGTGTACGACGTAGAACAGATCGACGAGGCCATGCACATGGCCCACGAGCCCGTCGACGCCGGCGCCCTCAAGGTGTCGGTCCGCTTCTCTTGA
- a CDS encoding aromatic ring-hydroxylating dioxygenase subunit alpha codes for MRNSNAQPLVAEVLRYLDEGGSWRTSPHETPASHYTDRAHLQLELDTLFRGPQVVALSPDLPGPNTFVTRDQYDVPLLLTRDAHGQVHAAANVCTHRGAQVVAPGRGQARRHTCPYHAWTYDSATTLVGVPDAGAFPDVCPGSEGLAPVPVVERDGVIWADPRPGAPAFDAAALERTDMAAFADDIVDYDIAGHRYWRTHRFDLAMNWKLVIDTFLEPYHFAALHKQTVGPYFVANLCVAHRSGPHVREVLPRKTFAEMATQDPADWDLVPHTAMVYVMFPNTVFVMQIDHIETWRVTPDRDDPGRCIVDLDFYIPDQPATESSERHWEKNWQLTIDTVIGEDFAAMESAQRGMASGAIDKLRLGANEPALGLFHQALADAIAEQVA; via the coding sequence ATGCGTAACTCGAATGCTCAGCCACTGGTAGCCGAGGTTCTCAGATACCTCGACGAGGGTGGTTCGTGGCGTACCAGCCCTCACGAAACTCCCGCCTCTCACTACACCGACCGTGCCCACCTTCAGCTCGAGTTGGACACCCTGTTCCGGGGCCCGCAGGTGGTGGCGCTGTCGCCAGACCTGCCCGGGCCCAACACGTTCGTGACGCGCGATCAATACGACGTGCCGTTGCTGTTGACCCGAGACGCCCACGGACAGGTGCATGCTGCGGCCAACGTGTGCACCCACCGTGGCGCCCAGGTGGTGGCCCCGGGCAGGGGCCAGGCCCGCCGCCACACGTGCCCGTACCACGCATGGACATACGACTCGGCCACGACACTGGTCGGCGTACCCGACGCCGGAGCGTTCCCCGACGTATGCCCCGGCTCGGAGGGGCTGGCACCAGTTCCGGTGGTCGAACGCGATGGGGTCATCTGGGCCGACCCGCGCCCTGGCGCCCCCGCGTTCGACGCCGCGGCCCTCGAGCGAACCGACATGGCAGCATTCGCAGACGACATCGTCGACTACGACATAGCCGGGCACCGCTACTGGCGCACCCACCGCTTCGACCTGGCCATGAACTGGAAGCTGGTGATCGACACGTTCCTCGAGCCGTACCACTTCGCAGCGCTGCACAAGCAAACGGTTGGCCCCTACTTCGTCGCCAACCTGTGCGTCGCCCACCGCAGCGGCCCGCACGTGCGCGAGGTTCTGCCCCGCAAGACCTTCGCCGAGATGGCCACTCAGGACCCCGCAGACTGGGACCTGGTGCCCCACACGGCGATGGTGTACGTGATGTTCCCGAACACCGTGTTCGTCATGCAGATCGACCACATCGAAACCTGGCGGGTCACCCCCGACCGCGACGATCCGGGTCGCTGCATCGTCGACCTCGACTTCTATATTCCCGACCAACCGGCCACCGAGTCGTCAGAGCGGCACTGGGAGAAGAACTGGCAACTCACCATCGACACGGTCATCGGTGAGGACTTCGCGGCCATGGAAAGCGCTCAGCGGGGAATGGCCTCTGGCGCCATAGACAAGCTGCGCCTGGGGGCCAACGAGCCCGCGTTGGGCCTGTTCCACCAGGCTCTGGCCGACGCAATCGCCGAGCAAGTCGCGTAA
- the glgX gene encoding glycogen debranching protein GlgX: protein MTQIDDSTPREPAGATAPDDAVARRDRSVAWPGSMYPLGATFDGEGTNFAVYSEVADVVDLCLIDTDGSERRVPLPETTAFVHHGYLPGVMPGQRYGFRVHGPWSPAQGLLCNPHKFLVDPYAKAVSGTVTWNEAVYASDAVEPDRMNTDDSLPFMPHSVVVHEEFDWEGDTQLGYPLHQTVVYEAHVRGMTMAHPDVPPGLRGTYAGMASEPIIEHLVNLGVTAVELMPVHQFVDDHFLVDRGLRNYWGYNTLAFLAPHGAYSAAGDSGGQVTEFKQMVKAFHRAGIEVILDVVYNHTAEGNHLGPMLSLKGFDNGAYYRLNPEQPRYYVDFTGTGNSLDMRHSQTLQLMMDSLRYWILEMHVDGFRFDLASTLARGLHDVDRLSSFFDLIHQDPVVNQVKLIAEPWDVGPGGYQVGNFPPLWSEWNAKFRDGVRDFWRGADETLADFASRLTGSSDLYAWSGRVPSASINFVTAHDGFTLADLVAYNEKHNEANGENNRDGESHNRSWNSGVEGPTNDPKVKRIRRTRTRSLLTTLLLSQGVPMLLAGDEMGRTQHGNNNAYCQDSTLSWIDWATADRDLIEFTTHLIAMRRRHPIFRRRRWFEGRHIHGDDAVDMGWYQPDGSEMTSDDWAVGYASALTVFMNGKSITRRGRRGERIVDDDFMMMFNAHGEALDFAIPPELGPRPWTVEIDTADGHPVGHHVSDDDRITVGPWGTIVLKNTDHS from the coding sequence ATGACCCAGATCGACGATTCGACTCCACGCGAGCCAGCAGGGGCCACCGCACCCGACGACGCCGTCGCGCGGCGCGACCGTTCGGTCGCGTGGCCCGGCTCGATGTACCCGCTGGGGGCCACTTTCGACGGCGAAGGAACCAACTTCGCCGTCTACTCCGAGGTGGCCGACGTCGTCGACCTGTGCCTGATCGACACCGACGGATCCGAGCGGCGCGTCCCGCTGCCCGAAACGACCGCATTCGTGCATCATGGCTATCTGCCCGGTGTGATGCCGGGGCAGCGCTACGGGTTTCGGGTACACGGGCCCTGGAGCCCGGCCCAGGGGTTGTTGTGCAACCCCCACAAGTTCCTGGTCGATCCATACGCCAAGGCCGTGTCGGGCACAGTCACCTGGAACGAGGCGGTCTACGCGTCCGACGCTGTCGAACCAGACCGGATGAACACCGACGACAGCCTGCCGTTCATGCCCCATTCGGTAGTCGTCCACGAAGAGTTCGACTGGGAAGGCGATACTCAGCTGGGTTATCCGCTGCACCAGACGGTCGTGTACGAAGCCCACGTGCGCGGCATGACCATGGCGCACCCAGACGTTCCCCCGGGGCTCAGGGGAACCTATGCGGGCATGGCCAGCGAACCCATCATCGAACACCTCGTGAACCTCGGGGTCACCGCAGTCGAGCTGATGCCGGTTCACCAGTTCGTCGACGATCACTTCCTGGTCGATCGTGGCCTTCGCAACTACTGGGGTTACAACACCCTGGCGTTCCTGGCCCCACACGGCGCCTATTCGGCGGCCGGCGACTCGGGCGGTCAGGTCACCGAGTTCAAACAGATGGTCAAGGCGTTCCACCGTGCGGGGATAGAAGTGATCCTCGACGTGGTCTACAACCACACCGCCGAGGGCAATCATCTGGGTCCGATGCTGTCGCTGAAGGGCTTCGACAACGGGGCCTACTATCGGCTCAACCCCGAACAACCGCGCTATTACGTCGACTTCACCGGCACGGGCAACAGCCTCGACATGCGCCACAGCCAGACCCTGCAGCTGATGATGGACAGCCTGCGCTACTGGATTCTCGAGATGCACGTCGACGGGTTCAGGTTCGACCTGGCGTCGACGCTGGCCAGAGGCCTGCACGACGTCGACCGGCTCAGCTCGTTCTTCGACCTGATTCACCAGGACCCGGTGGTGAACCAGGTCAAGCTCATCGCCGAACCCTGGGACGTCGGCCCCGGCGGCTATCAGGTCGGCAACTTCCCACCGCTGTGGAGCGAGTGGAACGCCAAGTTCCGCGACGGTGTGCGCGACTTTTGGCGCGGCGCCGACGAAACCCTCGCCGACTTCGCGTCGCGGCTCACCGGAAGCTCCGACCTGTACGCGTGGTCGGGGCGGGTTCCGTCGGCCAGCATCAACTTCGTAACCGCCCACGACGGGTTCACACTGGCTGACCTGGTCGCCTACAACGAAAAACACAACGAGGCCAACGGCGAGAACAACCGCGACGGCGAGTCGCACAACCGGTCGTGGAACTCGGGCGTAGAAGGACCCACCAACGACCCGAAGGTCAAGCGCATTCGCCGCACCCGCACCCGCTCGCTGCTGACGACGTTGCTGCTGTCGCAGGGCGTGCCGATGTTGCTGGCGGGCGACGAGATGGGTCGCACCCAACACGGCAACAACAACGCCTACTGCCAGGACTCGACCCTGTCGTGGATCGACTGGGCCACAGCCGACCGAGACCTGATCGAGTTCACCACCCATCTGATTGCCATGCGCCGGCGGCACCCGATATTCCGGCGCCGACGCTGGTTCGAGGGTCGCCACATCCACGGCGACGACGCCGTCGACATGGGCTGGTACCAGCCAGACGGCAGCGAAATGACCAGCGACGACTGGGCCGTGGGCTACGCCAGCGCACTGACCGTGTTCATGAACGGCAAGTCGATCACCAGGCGGGGTCGTCGGGGCGAGCGAATCGTCGACGACGACTTCATGATGATGTTCAACGCCCACGGCGAGGCGCTGGACTTCGCGATCCCACCCGAGCTGGGCCCACGACCGTGGACCGTCGAGATCGACACCGCCGACGGGCACCCCGTCGGGCACCACGTCAGCGACGATGACCGCATTACGGTCGGCCCGTGGGGCACCATTGTGTTGAAGAACACCGACCACTCCTGA
- a CDS encoding glycogen synthase, with the protein MRVLFATSEMAPLARVGGLAEAAAGLVKSLREQGVDVTIVMPDYSGAELSHQQHIDVAVPEWVGPCSVRSGLHEVLGDLTLVHVPGMDRPHPYTDQHGEGWHDNDRRFMAFSATVAALNDQQKPDVLHLNDWHTAATLGFVHVQTPSVLTIHTLGYQGTMDAGWMKVLVRGAHRFEWFGACNPLAGGVALADRVVAVSPNYAREILVPGPGMGLEGRLQALGDRLVGIRNGIDTSMWNPSTDPHIAENYDDTRTEGKQACRAELLELAGWSPSTAPVVGMVTRLVEQKGIDIVADSLRFLEAMPARLFVLGSGSAHLAWTLAEAARMSPDQVFFHEGYDEQLAHKIFAGADLFVMPSRFEPCGLAQMQAMAYGTIPVVTDVGGLHDTVIDADADRAEGTGFVTASVDTAGLVDALHRAVRAQRHAGRRAAIQRRAMTHDWSWSGPARRHIDIYEELSGISSPR; encoded by the coding sequence ATGCGCGTCTTGTTCGCAACCTCTGAAATGGCCCCGCTGGCCCGGGTGGGCGGTCTCGCTGAAGCCGCAGCCGGGCTGGTCAAGTCGCTGCGTGAGCAGGGTGTCGATGTGACCATCGTGATGCCCGACTACAGCGGCGCCGAGCTCTCGCACCAGCAGCACATCGACGTCGCCGTGCCCGAATGGGTGGGGCCGTGCTCGGTTCGCAGCGGCCTGCACGAAGTGCTCGGCGATCTGACGCTGGTTCACGTGCCGGGCATGGACCGTCCTCACCCCTATACCGACCAACACGGCGAGGGCTGGCACGACAACGACCGGCGTTTCATGGCGTTCTCGGCCACGGTGGCCGCACTGAACGACCAGCAGAAACCCGACGTGTTGCACCTGAACGACTGGCACACCGCGGCCACACTGGGGTTCGTTCACGTCCAGACGCCCAGCGTGCTGACCATCCACACCCTGGGCTATCAGGGCACCATGGACGCCGGCTGGATGAAAGTGCTGGTCCGAGGTGCCCATCGGTTCGAGTGGTTCGGTGCGTGCAACCCCCTGGCCGGGGGCGTGGCACTGGCCGACCGGGTGGTGGCGGTCAGCCCCAACTACGCGCGCGAGATCCTCGTGCCCGGCCCCGGCATGGGACTTGAAGGACGCTTGCAGGCACTTGGCGACCGGCTGGTCGGCATCCGAAACGGCATCGACACCTCGATGTGGAACCCTTCGACCGACCCTCACATCGCCGAGAACTACGACGACACCCGCACCGAGGGCAAGCAGGCCTGCAGAGCCGAGCTGCTAGAGCTGGCCGGCTGGAGCCCCTCAACGGCACCGGTCGTGGGCATGGTCACCCGGCTGGTCGAACAAAAGGGCATCGACATCGTGGCCGATTCGCTGCGATTCCTCGAGGCAATGCCCGCGAGGCTGTTCGTGTTGGGCAGCGGCTCGGCCCACCTGGCCTGGACCCTGGCCGAAGCGGCCCGCATGAGCCCCGACCAGGTCTTTTTCCACGAGGGCTACGACGAACAGCTGGCGCACAAGATCTTCGCCGGTGCAGACCTTTTTGTGATGCCCAGCCGGTTCGAGCCGTGTGGCCTGGCCCAGATGCAGGCCATGGCCTACGGCACCATTCCGGTGGTAACCGACGTCGGCGGTCTCCACGACACCGTCATCGACGCCGATGCAGACCGCGCAGAGGGCACCGGCTTCGTCACCGCTTCGGTCGACACCGCAGGCCTGGTCGATGCCCTGCACCGAGCTGTCAGGGCCCAGCGCCACGCCGGGCGCAGGGCGGCAATTCAGCGCAGGGCGATGACCCACGACTGGTCGTGGTCCGGCCCTGCCAGGCGTCACATCGACATCTACGAAGAGCTGTCAGGCATCTCGTCGCCCAGGTAG